The Streptomyces sp. P9-A4 genome contains a region encoding:
- a CDS encoding SigE family RNA polymerase sigma factor, producing the protein MTPPPSGPVCAGASQYASYPTFSSYVRARGPVLLRTARSLTANPCDAEDLLQTALAKTFMAWERIEDHRALDGYVRRALLNTRTSQWRKRKVDEFACEELPEPVGQPEPDPAERQVLHDAMWRAVLKLPERQRQMVVLRYYEDLSEAQTAEVLGVSVGTVKSAVSRALGKLREDPELTPVR; encoded by the coding sequence ATGACTCCGCCACCCTCTGGCCCCGTCTGCGCCGGTGCCTCGCAGTACGCGTCGTACCCGACCTTCTCCTCGTACGTACGGGCGCGTGGGCCCGTGCTCCTGCGCACCGCGCGCTCCCTGACCGCCAACCCCTGCGACGCGGAGGACCTGCTCCAGACCGCGCTCGCCAAGACCTTCATGGCCTGGGAGCGCATCGAGGACCACCGCGCCCTGGACGGCTACGTACGCCGGGCGCTGCTGAACACCCGTACCTCCCAGTGGCGCAAGCGCAAGGTCGACGAGTTCGCCTGCGAGGAGCTGCCCGAGCCCGTCGGGCAGCCGGAGCCGGACCCGGCCGAGCGCCAGGTGCTGCACGACGCGATGTGGCGCGCGGTGCTGAAGCTGCCGGAGCGGCAGCGGCAGATGGTGGTCCTCAGGTACTACGAGGACCTCAGCGAGGCCCAGACCGCCGAGGTGCTCGGGGTGTCGGTGGGGACGGTCAAGAGCGCCGTGTCCCGGGCGCTCGGCAAGCTCCGCGAGGACCCGGAGCTGACCCCCGTACGGTGA
- a CDS encoding MaoC/PaaZ C-terminal domain-containing protein, translating to MKAGDELPPLAVPITRTLIVAGAVASRDYQDVHHDAELAREKGSPDIFMNILTTNGLVGRYVTDHFGPRAVLRKVTIRLGAPNHPGDTMVLTGTVTEVDGNTAHVRVVGANGLGHHVTGTVAVEVTP from the coding sequence ATGAAGGCCGGGGACGAACTGCCGCCGCTGGCGGTGCCGATCACCCGCACCCTGATCGTCGCCGGGGCCGTCGCCTCCCGCGACTACCAGGACGTGCACCACGACGCCGAACTGGCCCGGGAGAAGGGCTCCCCGGACATCTTCATGAACATCCTCACGACCAACGGGCTCGTCGGCCGGTACGTCACCGACCACTTCGGCCCCCGCGCCGTCCTCCGCAAGGTCACCATCCGGCTCGGGGCCCCCAACCACCCCGGCGACACCATGGTCCTCACCGGCACGGTCACCGAGGTCGACGGGAACACCGCGCACGTCAGGGTGGTCGGGGCCAACGGGCTCGGCCACCATGTCACCGGCACCGTCGCCGTGGAGGTGACGCCATGA
- a CDS encoding acyl-CoA dehydrogenase family protein → MHLAPTERQLRLRAELRAYFRDLMPDGPPPVTDTAAQRRLLRRIGADGFLGLGWPEEYGGQGRGPDEQFVFFDEAYRAGAPVSMVTLNTVGPTLMTYGTEEQKAYFLPRILRGETVFAIGYSEPEAGTDLASLRTRAVRDGGSWLIDGQKIFTSNAQNADWIWLACRTDPDAPPHKGISIVLVPTDAPGFSWTPIATVGGLTTTSTYYDGIRVPAGNLVGPEHGGWGLITNQLNHERVALAAIGMQAEDFFAAALDRARTPDPVTGRRRADEPWIRIRAAEAHARLAATRLLNWRLVGDVGAGRLAPGDASGVKFAGTESAVEVYRICQEIAGGAGTVRTGSPGEFDGGELERMNRAAQINTFGGGVSEVQREIVARMRLGMKGRGRR, encoded by the coding sequence GTGCACCTCGCCCCGACCGAGCGGCAGCTGCGGCTGCGCGCCGAACTCCGTGCGTACTTCCGGGACCTGATGCCCGACGGTCCGCCGCCCGTCACCGACACCGCCGCCCAGCGCCGGCTGCTCCGCCGGATCGGCGCCGACGGGTTCCTCGGCCTCGGCTGGCCGGAGGAGTACGGAGGGCAGGGCCGCGGCCCCGACGAGCAGTTCGTCTTCTTCGACGAGGCGTACCGCGCGGGCGCCCCCGTCTCGATGGTCACCCTGAACACCGTCGGACCCACCCTGATGACCTACGGGACCGAGGAGCAGAAGGCCTACTTCCTGCCCCGGATCCTGCGCGGCGAGACGGTCTTCGCCATCGGCTACAGCGAGCCCGAGGCCGGCACGGACCTCGCCTCCCTCCGGACGCGGGCGGTCCGGGACGGTGGGTCCTGGCTGATCGACGGCCAGAAGATCTTCACCTCCAACGCCCAGAACGCGGACTGGATCTGGCTCGCCTGCCGCACCGACCCCGACGCGCCCCCGCACAAGGGCATCTCGATCGTCCTCGTCCCCACCGACGCCCCCGGCTTCTCCTGGACCCCGATCGCGACCGTGGGCGGGCTGACGACGACCTCCACCTACTACGACGGGATACGGGTCCCCGCGGGCAACCTCGTGGGGCCCGAGCACGGCGGCTGGGGGCTCATCACCAACCAGCTCAACCACGAGCGGGTCGCGCTCGCCGCGATCGGCATGCAGGCCGAGGACTTCTTCGCCGCCGCGCTCGACCGGGCGCGTACCCCCGATCCGGTGACCGGGCGGCGTCGCGCCGACGAGCCGTGGATCCGGATCCGAGCCGCCGAAGCGCACGCCCGGCTGGCCGCGACACGCCTGCTGAACTGGCGTTTGGTCGGGGACGTGGGGGCGGGCCGGCTGGCCCCCGGGGACGCGAGCGGCGTGAAGTTCGCGGGAACCGAGTCGGCGGTGGAGGTGTACCGCATCTGCCAGGAGATCGCGGGCGGTGCGGGGACGGTGCGGACGGGGTCGCCGGGGGAGTTCGACGGCGGTGAGCTGGAGCGCATGAACCGGGCCGCGCAGATCAACACCTTCGGGGGAGGCGTGAGCGAGGTGCAGCGCGAGATCGTCGCGAGGATGCGGCTCGGCATGAAGGGGAGGGGGCGGCGATGA
- a CDS encoding bifunctional MaoC family dehydratase N-terminal/OB-fold nucleic acid binding domain-containing protein: MSGAQRSAESGAEQPPALYERLVAYEGRPAATAGTGKDPVNLPMIRHWCEAMGDTHPAYRGPDAVAPPTMLQAWTMGGLSGHTDRSSAYEELFGLLDGAGYTSVVATDCEQEYLRPLRPGDAITFDTVIESVSELKTTKLGAGHFVTTRTDVRADGELAGTHRFRILKYAPAARPPRKAESPPEAKPAPRRPRPVVNRDNAGFWEGVADHRLLIQRCGDCAALRIPWLPGCADCGSPDWDTVEASGTGTVFSYVVMHHPPFPAFDPPYAVGLIELAEGVRMVSNVVGVPYDKVRIGMPVRLEFLRADEDLVLPVFRAEGEA, translated from the coding sequence ATGAGCGGTGCGCAACGGTCTGCGGAGAGTGGTGCCGAGCAGCCGCCCGCGCTGTACGAACGGCTCGTGGCCTACGAGGGGCGGCCCGCCGCCACCGCCGGCACCGGCAAGGACCCCGTCAACCTGCCCATGATCAGGCACTGGTGCGAGGCCATGGGCGACACCCACCCCGCCTACCGGGGGCCGGACGCCGTCGCGCCGCCCACCATGCTCCAGGCCTGGACGATGGGCGGCCTCTCGGGGCACACGGACCGCTCATCGGCGTACGAGGAGCTGTTCGGCCTTCTCGACGGGGCCGGATACACCTCGGTCGTCGCGACCGACTGCGAGCAGGAGTACCTGCGGCCGCTGCGGCCCGGCGACGCGATCACCTTCGACACCGTCATCGAGTCCGTCTCGGAGCTCAAGACCACCAAGCTCGGGGCGGGGCACTTCGTCACCACCCGGACGGACGTCCGCGCGGACGGCGAACTCGCGGGCACCCATCGCTTCCGCATCCTCAAGTACGCGCCCGCCGCCCGGCCGCCCCGGAAGGCCGAGTCCCCGCCCGAAGCGAAGCCCGCGCCCCGCCGCCCCCGACCCGTCGTCAACCGGGACAACGCCGGGTTCTGGGAGGGCGTGGCCGACCACCGGCTCCTCATCCAGCGCTGCGGCGACTGCGCGGCCCTGCGCATCCCCTGGCTCCCGGGGTGCGCCGACTGCGGCTCGCCGGACTGGGACACGGTCGAGGCGAGCGGCACCGGGACGGTGTTCTCGTACGTGGTGATGCACCACCCGCCCTTCCCCGCCTTCGACCCGCCGTACGCGGTCGGACTGATCGAACTCGCCGAGGGCGTACGGATGGTCAGCAACGTGGTGGGTGTGCCGTACGACAAGGTCCGGATCGGGATGCCGGTGCGGCTGGAGTTCCTGCGGGCCGACGAGGACCTCGTGCTTCCCGTCTTCCGCGCCGAAGGCGAGGCCTGA
- a CDS encoding DUF1906 domain-containing protein, giving the protein MRPRAVLAALATVLIGAALSLAPPPEASPAAHTTPAAPALAPQALDPPVRFTGGAFDTCEAPGLAEMRAWRGSPYGAVGVYFGGRGRGCPGQRELNRAWVSAVHTMGWRLLPLYVGSQAPCVVSAAKRPFALGSNPWDQGTREAGDAVRAAGALGLGAGSPLYLDIEAYRDGDAGCAATTLSFVRAWNREVRRLGYLPGFYSSADTGVRDIEAQRRAGTKDMPAVMWFARWRGRPSLYEESVLRPEAWTPHARIHQYAGNVSESYGGHRILVDRNAVDAPVARVVPTTTRTSPPDIPDAPGTLTAPGTLTAPAAPPTPDSEGPRP; this is encoded by the coding sequence GTGAGGCCCAGGGCGGTTCTCGCCGCCCTGGCGACCGTACTGATCGGGGCGGCCCTCTCCCTCGCCCCGCCCCCCGAAGCCTCGCCCGCCGCCCACACCACCCCCGCCGCGCCCGCGCTCGCCCCCCAGGCCCTCGATCCTCCCGTGCGCTTCACCGGCGGGGCCTTCGACACCTGTGAGGCTCCCGGGCTCGCGGAGATGAGGGCCTGGCGCGGGTCCCCGTACGGGGCCGTCGGGGTCTACTTCGGCGGCCGGGGGCGGGGCTGCCCCGGCCAGCGGGAGCTGAACCGCGCATGGGTCTCCGCCGTCCACACCATGGGGTGGCGGCTGCTGCCGCTGTACGTCGGTTCCCAGGCGCCCTGCGTCGTCTCCGCCGCCAAGCGGCCCTTCGCCCTCGGCAGCAACCCGTGGGACCAGGGCACCCGGGAGGCGGGCGACGCGGTACGGGCCGCGGGGGCGCTGGGGCTGGGCGCGGGCAGCCCGCTGTACCTCGACATCGAGGCGTACCGGGACGGCGACGCCGGCTGCGCCGCGACGACGCTCTCCTTCGTCCGCGCCTGGAACCGGGAGGTGCGGCGGCTCGGGTACCTGCCCGGGTTCTACAGCAGCGCCGACACGGGGGTGCGGGACATCGAGGCACAGCGGCGGGCGGGGACGAAGGACATGCCGGCGGTGATGTGGTTCGCGCGGTGGCGGGGACGGCCCTCGCTGTACGAGGAGAGCGTGCTGCGGCCCGAGGCGTGGACGCCGCACGCGCGGATCCACCAGTACGCGGGCAACGTCTCGGAGTCGTACGGCGGGCACCGCATCCTCGTCGACCGGAACGCGGTGGACGCCCCCGTCGCCCGGGTCGTCCCCACCACCACCCGGACCTCGCCCCCCGACATCCCTGACGCCCCCGGCACCCTCACCGCCCCCGGCACCCTCACCGCGCCCGCCGCTCCCCCCACCCCCGACTCCGAAGGCCCCCGACCCTGA
- a CDS encoding lipid-transfer protein → MSVRQRDGLGGRAAVVGIGATEFSKDSGRSELSLAAEAVRAALDDAGLTPADVDGLVTFTMDTNPEITVAQASGIGELSFFSRVHYGGGAACATVQQAALAVATGIAEVVVCYRAFNERSGRRFGSGVQQREPSAEGAALGWQLPFGLLTPASWVAMIAQRYLHAYGLTPDAFGHVAVTDRRHAARNPAAYFHGKPITLADHAASRWIAEPLRLLDCCQETDGGQAIVVTSVERARDLPNPPAVIVAAAQGAGRKQEAMTSFYRDDLTGLPEMGVVARQLWRTSGLAPSDIDVGILYDHFTPFVLMQLEEFGFCGPGEAADFVAADALPLNTHGGQLGEAYLHGMNGIAEAVRQLRGTSVNQVPGAARSLVTAGTGVPTSGLILGTDG, encoded by the coding sequence ATGAGCGTCCGCCAACGGGACGGCCTCGGCGGCCGGGCGGCCGTCGTCGGCATCGGGGCGACGGAGTTCTCCAAGGACTCCGGCCGCAGCGAGCTCTCCCTCGCCGCCGAGGCGGTGCGGGCGGCCCTCGACGACGCCGGGCTGACCCCCGCCGACGTCGACGGGCTCGTCACCTTCACCATGGACACCAACCCCGAGATCACCGTCGCCCAGGCGTCCGGCATCGGCGAGCTGTCGTTCTTCTCCCGCGTGCACTACGGCGGCGGGGCCGCCTGCGCCACCGTGCAGCAGGCCGCCCTCGCCGTCGCCACCGGGATCGCCGAGGTCGTCGTCTGCTACCGGGCCTTCAACGAGCGCTCCGGGCGCCGCTTCGGCTCCGGGGTCCAGCAGCGCGAGCCCTCCGCCGAGGGCGCGGCGCTCGGCTGGCAGCTGCCCTTCGGGCTGCTCACCCCGGCCTCCTGGGTCGCCATGATCGCCCAGCGCTATCTGCACGCCTACGGGCTGACGCCGGACGCCTTCGGACATGTCGCCGTCACCGACCGGCGCCACGCGGCCCGCAACCCCGCCGCGTACTTCCACGGGAAGCCGATCACCCTCGCCGACCACGCCGCCTCGCGCTGGATCGCCGAACCGCTGCGGCTCCTCGACTGCTGCCAGGAGACCGACGGCGGGCAGGCGATCGTCGTCACCTCCGTCGAGCGCGCCCGCGACCTGCCGAACCCGCCCGCCGTGATCGTGGCGGCGGCGCAGGGCGCCGGGCGCAAGCAGGAGGCGATGACCAGCTTCTACCGGGACGACCTGACCGGGCTCCCGGAGATGGGTGTGGTGGCCCGTCAGCTGTGGCGGACGTCGGGGCTCGCACCGTCCGACATCGACGTGGGCATCCTGTACGACCACTTCACGCCGTTCGTGCTGATGCAGCTGGAGGAGTTCGGCTTCTGCGGGCCCGGGGAGGCGGCCGACTTCGTCGCGGCGGACGCGCTGCCGCTGAACACCCACGGGGGGCAGCTCGGCGAGGCGTATCTGCACGGCATGAACGGCATCGCGGAGGCGGTACGGCAGCTGCGCGGCACCTCGGTGAACCAGGTACCCGGGGCGGCGCGGAGTCTGGTCACGGCGGGGACGGGGGTTCCCACGTCCGGGTTGATCCTGGGCACGGACGGCTGA
- a CDS encoding acyl-CoA dehydrogenase family protein, whose protein sequence is MDFTPSEEQAAVRELAARIFADLSTHDRLGAAGTGTDAELWKALCAAGLPGAVEETGLLGLVMLLEEQGRVTAQVPLAASCAYGILAVARHGTDEQRGRLLPGLRDGTTVVTGAFPAAGGVTSRDGRLSGAVEWVPWLRDATHVLVPDEERTLWLVRTEDAARVDPVELTAPWSAGRLVLDGATGERLGRRGGDAQPDSHPDSHLDPHLDPHPDPYADVLAAARVAFAGLQAGVCAGSLARAVEYTSVREQFGRPLSTHQAVQLRAADAYMDTEAIRVTAYEAAWRFDEGLDIGEAALTTAWWASEAGKRVVHAGQHLHGGMGADLDHPVHRHFLWGRQLDAYLGCGTELLAELGDLLAEGDPS, encoded by the coding sequence ATGGACTTCACCCCCAGCGAGGAGCAGGCGGCCGTCCGGGAGCTGGCCGCCCGGATCTTCGCCGACCTCAGCACCCACGATCGGCTCGGGGCGGCCGGCACCGGCACGGACGCCGAGCTGTGGAAGGCGCTCTGCGCCGCCGGACTCCCCGGCGCCGTCGAGGAGACCGGGCTGCTCGGCCTGGTCATGCTCCTGGAGGAACAGGGGCGGGTGACGGCGCAGGTGCCGCTCGCCGCCAGCTGTGCGTACGGGATCCTCGCCGTCGCCCGGCACGGTACGGACGAGCAGCGCGGCCGTCTGCTGCCCGGCCTCCGCGACGGTACGACGGTGGTGACGGGGGCGTTCCCGGCGGCCGGCGGCGTCACCTCGCGCGACGGGCGGCTCAGTGGGGCCGTGGAGTGGGTGCCCTGGCTCAGGGACGCCACCCACGTGCTCGTACCGGACGAGGAGCGGACCCTGTGGCTGGTCCGTACCGAGGACGCGGCCCGGGTCGACCCCGTCGAACTCACCGCACCCTGGTCCGCCGGCCGGCTCGTCCTCGACGGGGCGACGGGGGAGCGGCTCGGGAGGCGCGGTGGGGACGCACAACCGGACTCGCACCCGGACTCGCACCTGGACCCGCACCTGGACCCGCACCCGGACCCCTACGCCGACGTTCTCGCCGCCGCCCGGGTCGCCTTCGCCGGGCTCCAGGCGGGGGTCTGCGCGGGGTCGCTCGCCAGGGCCGTGGAGTACACCTCCGTACGGGAGCAGTTCGGCCGCCCGCTCTCCACCCACCAGGCCGTACAACTGCGGGCAGCCGACGCGTACATGGACACCGAGGCCATCCGGGTCACCGCCTACGAGGCGGCCTGGCGTTTCGACGAGGGCCTGGACATCGGCGAGGCGGCTCTGACGACCGCCTGGTGGGCCTCCGAGGCGGGCAAGCGGGTCGTGCACGCCGGGCAGCATCTGCACGGCGGCATGGGCGCGGACCTCGACCACCCCGTCCACCGGCACTTCCTCTGGGGCCGCCAGCTCGACGCCTATCTGGGCTGCGGTACCGAACTCCTCGCCGAACTCGGCGACCTGCTCGCGGAAGGAGACCCGTCATGA